One window of the Doryrhamphus excisus isolate RoL2022-K1 chromosome 10, RoL_Dexc_1.0, whole genome shotgun sequence genome contains the following:
- the LOC131136557 gene encoding zinc finger protein ZFAT-like isoform X3 — MISKTFNIICNSPSKLRHFIFFQPLKSSIIMRAGSVFMCRLCNLFSPTRSLLLAHCSEIHPLHGPSEDIIVALQPLAGVPLETLTESPVKRKRGRPKGSTKKPRTDCSDAREDSTHFPEDNVQRQSTQKEDGDTQGENDRISGLKCNDCHRLFSNRRQIVKHICLKAPDEDEEEEEVGIGNIYRREVEDSENLDPQGADPNQSQEIPKCSDTKRRKRIRSFQRPRPNKKSRMLSEDGVSHPSKEDSLTTGSKKSVINVVLTEEELLPGVTKMIPIENISTGTEHANIPGDVQSTQASQGDPTDVVSQSQPTACDEDPKADQELSCSSDKTTPPPGKGFQEYSIKQDAPNLLQSQLKVFACEFCNKIFKFRHSLISHLRTHTQEKPFKCPHCDYASAIKANLNVHLRKHTGEKFSCQQCPFQCLSPGHLKVHIERVHLKLKQHCSYCQKKYSDVKNLIKHLEKCHNLKDPIIYKSYQELRLKTRQGLRQLLYHCPTCHRRFKNFLERERHLLVHGPQRPFACLLCDHAGTSLANLAAHVRKHPFLYVCCACEKTFVSCQRLRSHLAECHSELEQEQVFTECIKNSFYLMSGAGSLSGDEDREDSREGRGNGDDAQQWREGEDEHRENKDIQFQGENVEAERTTEEPKNIPEVQQGADSSEMNYMTDNNKQGHTPHMENTPTNPNTKLADDNTKVSSLLLAGSKNLPSAPSEDDHQTPQSEKGLQLSAFQQVLSSLPKTHLDMETFQRLRKMYGDLECQYCGKLFWYKVHYNAHIRTHTKEHLHYCSKCNYSSITKSSLKRHLIQKHSGLLLTCSNPGCKYTTPDKYKLQAHRRTHQEECKTAPCPICHQNYPEHRLRRHIQISHPDTIPVKGLMVKRAEKCPYCESYYLKNSSDFQQHIWAHQGVKPFVCSICDYASRSRNNLKNHMNRHNKERCHVCDLCGKTLKSKVSLKTHRLSHTDEGKRFRCSECDFTSALKAPLVRHMEQHAEFKPFRCAHCHYSCNTSGPLKRHYKTKHPDQKYQNVGKGFSDPEYSRQGGIKCPECRFVYGTKWELNRHLKKKHGPKQMECTWEVEETVETHYVPLEQEEQLTEDNVAALQDNGGAVNILQQIAEFNSETHDAITSMVAMAPGTVAVVEQVEDEKEVANNQLVVVNADGDLTGDQVMVVEEGHGLEALTVLTQGDNNHHFIVYVQEQTVEIN, encoded by the exons ATGATCAgtaaaacatttaacattatatGTAATTCACCAAGTAAATTGcgtcattttatattttttcaaccCCTCAAGAGTAGCATTATTATGAGAG CTGGTTCTGTGTTTATGTGTCGGCTCTGCAACCTATTCTCCCCCACCCGCTCACTGCTGCTGGCCCATTGCTCTGAGATACACCCCCTTCATGGGCCTAGTGAAGACATCATTGTTGCTTTGCAGCCCCTTGCAGGAGTACCCTTGGAAACGTTAACAG AGAGCCCTGTGAAGCGGAAACGAGGACGACCGAAAGGCTCCACCAAGAAACCTCGCACAGATTGCAGTGATGCCAGAGAAGACTCCACCCATTTTCCAGAAGACAACGTCCAAAGACAATCAACGCAGAAGGAGGACGGAGACACACAAG GTGAAAATGACAGGATATCTGGCCTGAAATGCAACGACTGTCACCGTTTGTTCAGCAACAGACGACAGATCGTCAAACACATCTGCCTGAAAGCACCAGACGAggacgaagaggaggaagaagttgGCATTG GCAACATCTATAGAAGAGAAGTTGAGGACTCTGAAAATTTGGACCCTCAGGGAGCAGATCCAAATCAGAGTCAGGAAATCCCCAAATGTTCAGACACCAAGAGAAGAAAGC GAATAAGGAGTTTTCAACGACCAAGACCCAACAAAAAAAGTCGTATGCTTTCCGAAGATGGCGTAAGTCACCCGTCCAAAGAAGATAGCCTTACAACAGGAAGCAAAAAAAGCGTCATCAATGTTGTACTCACTGAAGAGGAGTTACTTCCAG GTGTCACTAAAATGattccaattgagaacatttccACGGGAACGGAGCATGCAAACATTCCGGGTGACGTTCAG AGTACTCAAGCATCTCAGGGTGATCCAACAGATGTTGTGAGTCAATCCCAACCAACAGCTTGTGATGAAGACCCCAAAGCAGACCAGGAGCTAAG CTGCAGTTCAGACAAAACAACACCACCACCTGGAAAAGGCTTCCAGGAATATTCCATCAAGCAAGATGCACCCAA TTTACTCCAGAGCCAGCTCAAGGTCTTTGCCTGCGAGTTTTGCAATAAGATCTTTAAGTTTAGGCACTCGCTGATATCCCACCTCAGGACACACACTCAAGAGAAGCCCTTCAAGTGTCCACACTGTGACTACGCATCAGCCATCAAAG CCAACCTGAACGTTCACCTGAGGAAGCACACCGGAGAGAAGTTCAGTTGTCAACAGTGTCCTTTCCAATGCCTGAGCCCAGGACACCTAAAG GTCCACATCGAGCGAGTACATTTGAAGCTGAAGCAGCATTGCAGCTACTGCCAGAAAAAGTACTCCGATGTGAAGAACTTAATCAAACATttagaaaaatgtcataatctGAAAGACCCGATTATCTACAAGAGCTACCAGGAACTGAG GTTGAAGACTCGGCAGGGTCTCCGACAACTCCTCTACCACTGTCCCACCTGCCACCGTCGCTTTAAGAACTTCCTGGAGCGTGAGCGTCACCTGCTAGTCCACGGGCCCCAGCGGCCCTTTGCATGCTTGCTCTGTGACCACGCTGGAACCAGTTTAGCCAACCTCGCCGCTCACGTCAGGAAGCATCCGTTCTTGTACGTGTGCTGCGCATGTGAGAAGACGTTTGTCAGCTGTCAGAGACTCAGGAGTCATCTCGCAGAGTGTCACTCTGAGCTGGAGCAAGAGCAGGTGTTCACAGAGTGTATTAAAAACAGCTTCTACTTGATGAGTGGTGCAGGAAGCTTGTCTGGAGATGAAGACAGAGAGGACAGCAGAGAAGGTAGAGGAAATGGCGATGACGCTCAACAGTGGCGGGAAGGCGAAGATGAGCATCGAGAAAATAAGGACATTCAATTTCAGGGTGAAAATGTTGAAGCTGAGAGAACAACTGAGGAACCCAAAAATATCCCTGAGGTGCAACAGGGGGCCGATTCCTCAGAGATGAACTACATGACAGATAATAATAAGCAAGGACACACCCCTCATATGGAAAACACACCCACAAATCCAAACACAAAATTAGCTGATGATAACACTAAAGTATCTTCTTTATTATTGGCGGGGAGTAAAAATCTCCCATCAGCACCTTCAGAAGACGACCATCAAACTCCGCAATCAGAAAAG GGATTGCAATTAAGTGCATTCCAGCAGGTGTTGTCGTCCCTTCCGAAGACGCATCTTGATATGGAGACATTTCAACGGCTAAGGAAAATGTATGGAGACCTGGAGTGTCAATACTGTG GGAAACTGTTTTGGTACAAAGTCCACTACAACGCCCATATACGTACACACACTAAGGAGCACTTGCACTACTGCTCAAAGTGTAACTACTCTTCCATCACTAAAAGCTCTTTAAAGAGGCACCTAATTCAGAAGCACAGTGGCTTGCTGCTGACATGTTCTAATCCGGGATGTAAATACACTACTCCTGACAAATACAAACTACAAGCCCATCGAAGGACCCATCAGGAAGAG TGCAAGACTGCACCCTGTCCCATCTGCCATCAAAACTATCCAGAGCACAGACTGAGACGACACATCCAAATATCCCACCCCG ATACAATACCAGTTAAAGGACTGATGGTAAAGCGTGCAGAGAAGTGTCCTTACTGTGAGTCTTACTACTTAAAGAACAGCAGTGACTTTCAGCAGCACATCTGGGCCCACCAAG GTGTCAAGCCATTCGTCTGCAGTATTTGTGACTATGCAAGCCGCAGCAGGAACAACCTGAAAAATCACATGAACCGACATAACAAAGAAAGGTGTCACGTCTGTGATTTGTGCGGTAAAACACTTAAATCCAAAGTGTCGTTGAAGACCCACAGACTGAGCCACACTGATGAAG gGAAGCGGTTTAGGTGCTCAGAGTGTGACTTCACGTCTGCTTTGAAGGCTCCATTGGTCAGACACATGGAGCAGCATGCTGAATTTAAG CCATTTCGATGTGCTCACTGCCATTATTCCTGCAACACATCCGGTCCCTTGAAGCGACACTATAAGACAAAACACCCGGATCAGAAATACCAGAATGTCGGAAAAGGTTTCTCTGACCCGGAGTATTCAAGACAAG GTGGCATCAAGTGCCCTGAATGTAGGTTTGTTTATGGCACCAAATGGGAGCTGAATCGACACTTGAAGAAGAAGCATGGTCCGAAACAGATGGAATGCACCTGGGag GTGGAGGAGACAGTAGAGACACATTATGTGCCTTTGGAGCAAGAGGAGCAGTTGACAGAAGACAATGTAGCTGCCCTGCAAGACAATGGTG GAGCTGTTAATATTCTCCAGCAGATAGCCGAGTTTAATTCCGAGACACATGATGCCATCACTTCCATGGTGGCCATGGCCCCCGGCACTGTTGCTGTGGTAGAGCAG GTGGAGGATGAGAAGGAGGTTGCCAACAATCAGCTGGTGGTTGTGAACGCAGATGGGGATCTTACAGGTGACCAGGTGATGGTGGTGGAGGAGGGGCATGGACTGGAGGCCCTGACGGTCCTCACTCAGGGCGACAACAATCACCACTTTATTGTCTATGTCCAGGAACAAACTGTGGAAATAAACTAG
- the LOC131136557 gene encoding zinc finger protein ZFAT-like isoform X1: MISKTFNIICNSPSKLRHFIFFQPLKSSIIMRAGSVFMCRLCNLFSPTRSLLLAHCSEIHPLHGPSEDIIVALQPLAGVPLETLTESPVKRKRGRPKGSTKKPRTDCSDAREDSTHFPEDNVQRQSTQKEDGDTQGENDRISGLKCNDCHRLFSNRRQIVKHICLKAPDEDEEEEEVGIGNIYRREVEDSENLDPQGADPNQSQEIPKCSDTKRRKRIRSFQRPRPNKKSRMLSEDGVSHPSKEDSLTTGSKKSVINVVLTEEELLPGVTKMIPIENISTGTEHANIPGDVQSRTAGTGSSTPTTLSTQASQGDPTDVVSQSQPTACDEDPKADQELSCSSDKTTPPPGKGFQEYSIKQDAPNLLQSQLKVFACEFCNKIFKFRHSLISHLRTHTQEKPFKCPHCDYASAIKANLNVHLRKHTGEKFSCQQCPFQCLSPGHLKVHIERVHLKLKQHCSYCQKKYSDVKNLIKHLEKCHNLKDPIIYKSYQELRLKTRQGLRQLLYHCPTCHRRFKNFLERERHLLVHGPQRPFACLLCDHAGTSLANLAAHVRKHPFLYVCCACEKTFVSCQRLRSHLAECHSELEQEQVFTECIKNSFYLMSGAGSLSGDEDREDSREGRGNGDDAQQWREGEDEHRENKDIQFQGENVEAERTTEEPKNIPEVQQGADSSEMNYMTDNNKQGHTPHMENTPTNPNTKLADDNTKVSSLLLAGSKNLPSAPSEDDHQTPQSEKGLQLSAFQQVLSSLPKTHLDMETFQRLRKMYGDLECQYCGKLFWYKVHYNAHIRTHTKEHLHYCSKCNYSSITKSSLKRHLIQKHSGLLLTCSNPGCKYTTPDKYKLQAHRRTHQEECKTAPCPICHQNYPEHRLRRHIQISHPDTIPVKGLMVKRAEKCPYCESYYLKNSSDFQQHIWAHQGVKPFVCSICDYASRSRNNLKNHMNRHNKERCHVCDLCGKTLKSKVSLKTHRLSHTDEGKRFRCSECDFTSALKAPLVRHMEQHAEFKPFRCAHCHYSCNTSGPLKRHYKTKHPDQKYQNVGKGFSDPEYSRQGGIKCPECRFVYGTKWELNRHLKKKHGPKQMECTWEVEETVETHYVPLEQEEQLTEDNVAALQDNGGAVNILQQIAEFNSETHDAITSMVAMAPGTVAVVEQVEDEKEVANNQLVVVNADGDLTGDQVMVVEEGHGLEALTVLTQGDNNHHFIVYVQEQTVEIN, encoded by the exons ATGATCAgtaaaacatttaacattatatGTAATTCACCAAGTAAATTGcgtcattttatattttttcaaccCCTCAAGAGTAGCATTATTATGAGAG CTGGTTCTGTGTTTATGTGTCGGCTCTGCAACCTATTCTCCCCCACCCGCTCACTGCTGCTGGCCCATTGCTCTGAGATACACCCCCTTCATGGGCCTAGTGAAGACATCATTGTTGCTTTGCAGCCCCTTGCAGGAGTACCCTTGGAAACGTTAACAG AGAGCCCTGTGAAGCGGAAACGAGGACGACCGAAAGGCTCCACCAAGAAACCTCGCACAGATTGCAGTGATGCCAGAGAAGACTCCACCCATTTTCCAGAAGACAACGTCCAAAGACAATCAACGCAGAAGGAGGACGGAGACACACAAG GTGAAAATGACAGGATATCTGGCCTGAAATGCAACGACTGTCACCGTTTGTTCAGCAACAGACGACAGATCGTCAAACACATCTGCCTGAAAGCACCAGACGAggacgaagaggaggaagaagttgGCATTG GCAACATCTATAGAAGAGAAGTTGAGGACTCTGAAAATTTGGACCCTCAGGGAGCAGATCCAAATCAGAGTCAGGAAATCCCCAAATGTTCAGACACCAAGAGAAGAAAGC GAATAAGGAGTTTTCAACGACCAAGACCCAACAAAAAAAGTCGTATGCTTTCCGAAGATGGCGTAAGTCACCCGTCCAAAGAAGATAGCCTTACAACAGGAAGCAAAAAAAGCGTCATCAATGTTGTACTCACTGAAGAGGAGTTACTTCCAG GTGTCACTAAAATGattccaattgagaacatttccACGGGAACGGAGCATGCAAACATTCCGGGTGACGTTCAG tccaggacagctgggacaggctccagcacccccacgaccctt AGTACTCAAGCATCTCAGGGTGATCCAACAGATGTTGTGAGTCAATCCCAACCAACAGCTTGTGATGAAGACCCCAAAGCAGACCAGGAGCTAAG CTGCAGTTCAGACAAAACAACACCACCACCTGGAAAAGGCTTCCAGGAATATTCCATCAAGCAAGATGCACCCAA TTTACTCCAGAGCCAGCTCAAGGTCTTTGCCTGCGAGTTTTGCAATAAGATCTTTAAGTTTAGGCACTCGCTGATATCCCACCTCAGGACACACACTCAAGAGAAGCCCTTCAAGTGTCCACACTGTGACTACGCATCAGCCATCAAAG CCAACCTGAACGTTCACCTGAGGAAGCACACCGGAGAGAAGTTCAGTTGTCAACAGTGTCCTTTCCAATGCCTGAGCCCAGGACACCTAAAG GTCCACATCGAGCGAGTACATTTGAAGCTGAAGCAGCATTGCAGCTACTGCCAGAAAAAGTACTCCGATGTGAAGAACTTAATCAAACATttagaaaaatgtcataatctGAAAGACCCGATTATCTACAAGAGCTACCAGGAACTGAG GTTGAAGACTCGGCAGGGTCTCCGACAACTCCTCTACCACTGTCCCACCTGCCACCGTCGCTTTAAGAACTTCCTGGAGCGTGAGCGTCACCTGCTAGTCCACGGGCCCCAGCGGCCCTTTGCATGCTTGCTCTGTGACCACGCTGGAACCAGTTTAGCCAACCTCGCCGCTCACGTCAGGAAGCATCCGTTCTTGTACGTGTGCTGCGCATGTGAGAAGACGTTTGTCAGCTGTCAGAGACTCAGGAGTCATCTCGCAGAGTGTCACTCTGAGCTGGAGCAAGAGCAGGTGTTCACAGAGTGTATTAAAAACAGCTTCTACTTGATGAGTGGTGCAGGAAGCTTGTCTGGAGATGAAGACAGAGAGGACAGCAGAGAAGGTAGAGGAAATGGCGATGACGCTCAACAGTGGCGGGAAGGCGAAGATGAGCATCGAGAAAATAAGGACATTCAATTTCAGGGTGAAAATGTTGAAGCTGAGAGAACAACTGAGGAACCCAAAAATATCCCTGAGGTGCAACAGGGGGCCGATTCCTCAGAGATGAACTACATGACAGATAATAATAAGCAAGGACACACCCCTCATATGGAAAACACACCCACAAATCCAAACACAAAATTAGCTGATGATAACACTAAAGTATCTTCTTTATTATTGGCGGGGAGTAAAAATCTCCCATCAGCACCTTCAGAAGACGACCATCAAACTCCGCAATCAGAAAAG GGATTGCAATTAAGTGCATTCCAGCAGGTGTTGTCGTCCCTTCCGAAGACGCATCTTGATATGGAGACATTTCAACGGCTAAGGAAAATGTATGGAGACCTGGAGTGTCAATACTGTG GGAAACTGTTTTGGTACAAAGTCCACTACAACGCCCATATACGTACACACACTAAGGAGCACTTGCACTACTGCTCAAAGTGTAACTACTCTTCCATCACTAAAAGCTCTTTAAAGAGGCACCTAATTCAGAAGCACAGTGGCTTGCTGCTGACATGTTCTAATCCGGGATGTAAATACACTACTCCTGACAAATACAAACTACAAGCCCATCGAAGGACCCATCAGGAAGAG TGCAAGACTGCACCCTGTCCCATCTGCCATCAAAACTATCCAGAGCACAGACTGAGACGACACATCCAAATATCCCACCCCG ATACAATACCAGTTAAAGGACTGATGGTAAAGCGTGCAGAGAAGTGTCCTTACTGTGAGTCTTACTACTTAAAGAACAGCAGTGACTTTCAGCAGCACATCTGGGCCCACCAAG GTGTCAAGCCATTCGTCTGCAGTATTTGTGACTATGCAAGCCGCAGCAGGAACAACCTGAAAAATCACATGAACCGACATAACAAAGAAAGGTGTCACGTCTGTGATTTGTGCGGTAAAACACTTAAATCCAAAGTGTCGTTGAAGACCCACAGACTGAGCCACACTGATGAAG gGAAGCGGTTTAGGTGCTCAGAGTGTGACTTCACGTCTGCTTTGAAGGCTCCATTGGTCAGACACATGGAGCAGCATGCTGAATTTAAG CCATTTCGATGTGCTCACTGCCATTATTCCTGCAACACATCCGGTCCCTTGAAGCGACACTATAAGACAAAACACCCGGATCAGAAATACCAGAATGTCGGAAAAGGTTTCTCTGACCCGGAGTATTCAAGACAAG GTGGCATCAAGTGCCCTGAATGTAGGTTTGTTTATGGCACCAAATGGGAGCTGAATCGACACTTGAAGAAGAAGCATGGTCCGAAACAGATGGAATGCACCTGGGag GTGGAGGAGACAGTAGAGACACATTATGTGCCTTTGGAGCAAGAGGAGCAGTTGACAGAAGACAATGTAGCTGCCCTGCAAGACAATGGTG GAGCTGTTAATATTCTCCAGCAGATAGCCGAGTTTAATTCCGAGACACATGATGCCATCACTTCCATGGTGGCCATGGCCCCCGGCACTGTTGCTGTGGTAGAGCAG GTGGAGGATGAGAAGGAGGTTGCCAACAATCAGCTGGTGGTTGTGAACGCAGATGGGGATCTTACAGGTGACCAGGTGATGGTGGTGGAGGAGGGGCATGGACTGGAGGCCCTGACGGTCCTCACTCAGGGCGACAACAATCACCACTTTATTGTCTATGTCCAGGAACAAACTGTGGAAATAAACTAG
- the LOC131136557 gene encoding zinc finger protein ZFAT-like isoform X2, translating into MISKTFNIICNSPSKLRHFIFFQPLKSSIIMRAGSVFMCRLCNLFSPTRSLLLAHCSEIHPLHGPSEDIIVALQPLAGVPLETLTESPVKRKRGRPKGSTKKPRTDCSDAREDSTHFPEDNVQRQSTQKEDGDTQGENDRISGLKCNDCHRLFSNRRQIVKHICLKAPDEDEEEEEVGIGNIYRREVEDSENLDPQGADPNQSQEIPKCSDTKRRKRIRSFQRPRPNKKSRMLSEDGVSHPSKEDSLTTGSKKSVINVVLTEEELLPGVTKMIPIENISTGTEHANIPGDVQSRTAGTGSSTPTTLSTQASQGDPTDVVSQSQPTACDEDPKADQELSCSSDKTTPPPGKGFQEYSIKQDAPNLLQSQLKVFACEFCNKIFKFRHSLISHLRTHTQEKPFKCPHCDYASAIKANLNVHLRKHTGEKFSCQQCPFQCLSPGHLKVHIERVHLKLKQHCSYCQKKYSDVKNLIKHLEKCHNLKDPIIYKSYQELRLKTRQGLRQLLYHCPTCHRRFKNFLERERHLLVHGPQRPFACLLCDHAGTSLANLAAHVRKHPFLYVCCACEKTFVSCQRLRSHLAECHSELEQEQVFTECIKNSFYLMSGAGSLSGDEDREDSREGRGNGDDAQQWREGEDEHRENKDIQFQGENVEAERTTEEPKNIPEVQQGADSSEMNYMTDNNKQGHTPHMENTPTNPNTKLADDNTKVSSLLLAGSKNLPSAPSEDDHQTPQSEKGLQLSAFQQVLSSLPKTHLDMETFQRLRKMYGDLECQYCGKLFWYKVHYNAHIRTHTKEHLHYCSKCNYSSITKSSLKRHLIQKHSGLLLTCSNPGCKYTTPDKYKLQAHRRTHQEECKTAPCPICHQNYPEHRLRRHIQISHPDTIPVKGLMVKRAEKCPYCESYYLKNSSDFQQHIWAHQGVKPFVCSICDYASRSRNNLKNHMNRHNKERCHVCDLCGKTLKSKVSLKTHRLSHTDEGKRFRCSECDFTSALKAPLVRHMEQHAEFKPFRCAHCHYSCNTSGPLKRHYKTKHPDQKYQNVGKGFSDPEYSRQGGIKCPECRFVYGTKWELNRHLKKKHGPKQMECTWEVEETVETHYVPLEQEEQLTEDNVAALQDNGAVNILQQIAEFNSETHDAITSMVAMAPGTVAVVEQVEDEKEVANNQLVVVNADGDLTGDQVMVVEEGHGLEALTVLTQGDNNHHFIVYVQEQTVEIN; encoded by the exons ATGATCAgtaaaacatttaacattatatGTAATTCACCAAGTAAATTGcgtcattttatattttttcaaccCCTCAAGAGTAGCATTATTATGAGAG CTGGTTCTGTGTTTATGTGTCGGCTCTGCAACCTATTCTCCCCCACCCGCTCACTGCTGCTGGCCCATTGCTCTGAGATACACCCCCTTCATGGGCCTAGTGAAGACATCATTGTTGCTTTGCAGCCCCTTGCAGGAGTACCCTTGGAAACGTTAACAG AGAGCCCTGTGAAGCGGAAACGAGGACGACCGAAAGGCTCCACCAAGAAACCTCGCACAGATTGCAGTGATGCCAGAGAAGACTCCACCCATTTTCCAGAAGACAACGTCCAAAGACAATCAACGCAGAAGGAGGACGGAGACACACAAG GTGAAAATGACAGGATATCTGGCCTGAAATGCAACGACTGTCACCGTTTGTTCAGCAACAGACGACAGATCGTCAAACACATCTGCCTGAAAGCACCAGACGAggacgaagaggaggaagaagttgGCATTG GCAACATCTATAGAAGAGAAGTTGAGGACTCTGAAAATTTGGACCCTCAGGGAGCAGATCCAAATCAGAGTCAGGAAATCCCCAAATGTTCAGACACCAAGAGAAGAAAGC GAATAAGGAGTTTTCAACGACCAAGACCCAACAAAAAAAGTCGTATGCTTTCCGAAGATGGCGTAAGTCACCCGTCCAAAGAAGATAGCCTTACAACAGGAAGCAAAAAAAGCGTCATCAATGTTGTACTCACTGAAGAGGAGTTACTTCCAG GTGTCACTAAAATGattccaattgagaacatttccACGGGAACGGAGCATGCAAACATTCCGGGTGACGTTCAG tccaggacagctgggacaggctccagcacccccacgaccctt AGTACTCAAGCATCTCAGGGTGATCCAACAGATGTTGTGAGTCAATCCCAACCAACAGCTTGTGATGAAGACCCCAAAGCAGACCAGGAGCTAAG CTGCAGTTCAGACAAAACAACACCACCACCTGGAAAAGGCTTCCAGGAATATTCCATCAAGCAAGATGCACCCAA TTTACTCCAGAGCCAGCTCAAGGTCTTTGCCTGCGAGTTTTGCAATAAGATCTTTAAGTTTAGGCACTCGCTGATATCCCACCTCAGGACACACACTCAAGAGAAGCCCTTCAAGTGTCCACACTGTGACTACGCATCAGCCATCAAAG CCAACCTGAACGTTCACCTGAGGAAGCACACCGGAGAGAAGTTCAGTTGTCAACAGTGTCCTTTCCAATGCCTGAGCCCAGGACACCTAAAG GTCCACATCGAGCGAGTACATTTGAAGCTGAAGCAGCATTGCAGCTACTGCCAGAAAAAGTACTCCGATGTGAAGAACTTAATCAAACATttagaaaaatgtcataatctGAAAGACCCGATTATCTACAAGAGCTACCAGGAACTGAG GTTGAAGACTCGGCAGGGTCTCCGACAACTCCTCTACCACTGTCCCACCTGCCACCGTCGCTTTAAGAACTTCCTGGAGCGTGAGCGTCACCTGCTAGTCCACGGGCCCCAGCGGCCCTTTGCATGCTTGCTCTGTGACCACGCTGGAACCAGTTTAGCCAACCTCGCCGCTCACGTCAGGAAGCATCCGTTCTTGTACGTGTGCTGCGCATGTGAGAAGACGTTTGTCAGCTGTCAGAGACTCAGGAGTCATCTCGCAGAGTGTCACTCTGAGCTGGAGCAAGAGCAGGTGTTCACAGAGTGTATTAAAAACAGCTTCTACTTGATGAGTGGTGCAGGAAGCTTGTCTGGAGATGAAGACAGAGAGGACAGCAGAGAAGGTAGAGGAAATGGCGATGACGCTCAACAGTGGCGGGAAGGCGAAGATGAGCATCGAGAAAATAAGGACATTCAATTTCAGGGTGAAAATGTTGAAGCTGAGAGAACAACTGAGGAACCCAAAAATATCCCTGAGGTGCAACAGGGGGCCGATTCCTCAGAGATGAACTACATGACAGATAATAATAAGCAAGGACACACCCCTCATATGGAAAACACACCCACAAATCCAAACACAAAATTAGCTGATGATAACACTAAAGTATCTTCTTTATTATTGGCGGGGAGTAAAAATCTCCCATCAGCACCTTCAGAAGACGACCATCAAACTCCGCAATCAGAAAAG GGATTGCAATTAAGTGCATTCCAGCAGGTGTTGTCGTCCCTTCCGAAGACGCATCTTGATATGGAGACATTTCAACGGCTAAGGAAAATGTATGGAGACCTGGAGTGTCAATACTGTG GGAAACTGTTTTGGTACAAAGTCCACTACAACGCCCATATACGTACACACACTAAGGAGCACTTGCACTACTGCTCAAAGTGTAACTACTCTTCCATCACTAAAAGCTCTTTAAAGAGGCACCTAATTCAGAAGCACAGTGGCTTGCTGCTGACATGTTCTAATCCGGGATGTAAATACACTACTCCTGACAAATACAAACTACAAGCCCATCGAAGGACCCATCAGGAAGAG TGCAAGACTGCACCCTGTCCCATCTGCCATCAAAACTATCCAGAGCACAGACTGAGACGACACATCCAAATATCCCACCCCG ATACAATACCAGTTAAAGGACTGATGGTAAAGCGTGCAGAGAAGTGTCCTTACTGTGAGTCTTACTACTTAAAGAACAGCAGTGACTTTCAGCAGCACATCTGGGCCCACCAAG GTGTCAAGCCATTCGTCTGCAGTATTTGTGACTATGCAAGCCGCAGCAGGAACAACCTGAAAAATCACATGAACCGACATAACAAAGAAAGGTGTCACGTCTGTGATTTGTGCGGTAAAACACTTAAATCCAAAGTGTCGTTGAAGACCCACAGACTGAGCCACACTGATGAAG gGAAGCGGTTTAGGTGCTCAGAGTGTGACTTCACGTCTGCTTTGAAGGCTCCATTGGTCAGACACATGGAGCAGCATGCTGAATTTAAG CCATTTCGATGTGCTCACTGCCATTATTCCTGCAACACATCCGGTCCCTTGAAGCGACACTATAAGACAAAACACCCGGATCAGAAATACCAGAATGTCGGAAAAGGTTTCTCTGACCCGGAGTATTCAAGACAAG GTGGCATCAAGTGCCCTGAATGTAGGTTTGTTTATGGCACCAAATGGGAGCTGAATCGACACTTGAAGAAGAAGCATGGTCCGAAACAGATGGAATGCACCTGGGag GTGGAGGAGACAGTAGAGACACATTATGTGCCTTTGGAGCAAGAGGAGCAGTTGACAGAAGACAATGTAGCTGCCCTGCAAGACAATG GAGCTGTTAATATTCTCCAGCAGATAGCCGAGTTTAATTCCGAGACACATGATGCCATCACTTCCATGGTGGCCATGGCCCCCGGCACTGTTGCTGTGGTAGAGCAG GTGGAGGATGAGAAGGAGGTTGCCAACAATCAGCTGGTGGTTGTGAACGCAGATGGGGATCTTACAGGTGACCAGGTGATGGTGGTGGAGGAGGGGCATGGACTGGAGGCCCTGACGGTCCTCACTCAGGGCGACAACAATCACCACTTTATTGTCTATGTCCAGGAACAAACTGTGGAAATAAACTAG